The genomic window TGTATATAAAAAACACGGGATTTTAGATTCTCCAATGGTTCCATATGGGTGGCGGTGAGCAGGGTTTGAATGGACTGCACCTGTAGAAGCAGCAGCCGCTGGCGCCGCTCATCCAATTCACTCAAAACATCGTCCAAAAGCAGAATAGGCGCTTCACCGATATCCTCTTCCATCAGCGCCAGCTCCCCCAGCTTCAGCGTGAGCGCCGCCGTTCTTTGCTGGCCCTGAGAACCAAAGCTTCGAAGGGATTTCTCCTTCAGCAGAAGATCAAAGTCATCCTTATGAGGGCCCGCGGAGGTGATCCCCTTCAACATATCCGTCGAACGGTTTTCTCTCAGTTTTTGCTGGAATTCGTTCACAAAATCATCCCCATGGAATCCAGGCCGGTAGCATACTTCCATGCTTTCAAGGCCATCGGTAAGGCTGGGGTGAAGTATATTTACCTGCTCCTGCAGCCGCTGCAAAAATCTGGCCCGCTGCTCCGTCAGGACGGCGGCGCTTTGAGCCATCTGCATTTCAAAGGGCTCCAAAAGCTCTTCCTGACCCCTTTTCAGCACCATGTTCCGCTGATCCATGGCCCGATGATAGCGCATAAGACCATCATAGTAGGAAGGATGAATCTGGCATAGTTCCATATCCATGAACCGGCGGCGCATGGCGGGGCCGCCTTTTACCAGGTTGAGATCTTCCGGCGAAAACATTACCGCGTTTACATGGCCCAAAAGATCCCGAATCCGCAGAATGGGTGAACCATTGATACGTATGCGCTTCTTCTCCTTCCGGGAGAGCACAACCTCCACACTCCGGGGGCCGTCTTTTCGGTTTACATCCACCCGAATAAACGCCCGGTCCTTGCCAAAGCGGACCAGCTCATCATCCCGCCGGGTGCGGTGGGAGCGCCCGCTGCAGCATAGAAGCAGCGATTCCAGAAGATTCGTTTTGCCCTGGGCGTTTCGTCCAAACAAAAGATTGACGCCCTTGTGCAAATGGATATCGAGCTGGCCATAGTTGCGGAAGTCCAGCAATCTGAGCCGTTCGATGTTCATCTCAGCCGTGCAGCCTCACGGGCAGAACCAAATAGAGGTACTCCTCACCCTCTACCGGCGTGACCACCAGCGGCGAAACACTGGTGGAGAAGTTGAGCTGAATGAATTCATCATCCAGGCTTTTCAGCACATCGGAAAGATATTTGGCATTGAACGCGATGTCCAGAGGCTTGCCCTCGCATTCAATAGCCACCTTCTCCAAAGCGTCACCCATCTCGCTGTTGGCGGTGATGGCAAGCTCCTCCCCCTCAAAATGCAGACGGATCAGATTGTTGCGGCCTTCACGCACCACCAGGGATGCGCGCTGAATGGCATCGAAAAACGCCTCCCGGGAAAGCTTGACCAGCGTGGAGAAATCGGTGGGCAGAATCTGCCGATACTGAATGAATTCGCCCTCCAAAAGACGGCTGATCATCTGAATGGGGCCCATATCAAGACGAATGTGGTTTCCCTGGAAGCTGATTTCTACCAATTCATCCCCATCGGAAAGCGTTCTGGCCATCTCGCTCAGGGATTTGCCCGGCACCACTGAACGCCGGTTCCCATCCATGGAAAGGGGCAGATGGTTCATAGCTAGACGATAACCGTCCAAAGCCACCAGCGTCATATCCCGGCCCATCTCCATGAGAACGCCGGTTAAAATCGGGCGGGTCTCATCATCCGCCGTGGCAAAGATCACCTGATTGATCTTTTCCTTCAACAGCTTTTGGGGAATCTTTATGGGACTGGCATCCTCCACGGCGGGAAGCCGGGGATATTCCGCCGCGTCCAGAGCCACCACCGTAATCTTGGAGCCCTTGGAACGCACGATTACCCGGTCCCCATCCAGTTCCAGCTCCACCTTGCCCTCCGGCAGACGGCGGACAATCTCGGAAAACATGCGGCCGGGCACCACCACGGAGCCCTCCTCCATAACCTCTACCGGAACCGTATCCTCGATGCTTAAAACTGTGTCATTGCATACAAGACGGAGGCCGGCCGGAGTGGTCTCCAGCAGGATGCCCTCCAGGATGGGCAGGGTAGTGCGGGTTGCCAAGGCCCGCGTAACGGTGGATATGCCACCGGATAAATCTTCACGATCCATTCTTAAGCGCATGAACTCTTCCTCCTTTGGTGTTGGATATATTATTTAAGAGACGTAGTCGTCGTAGTGGTGTGGTTTGTGTTGAAAAGAACCTTCCGGCTTAGACCGGCCGGCCTTTGCTCCTGTGGGCAAGCTGTTGATAATGTCTTGACCTTTTACACAGCTTTCACAGCTCATTGTCCCTGAACTTTTTTGACGAGATCATCCACGTGCCGCTTGAACTGGGTGCTGGCCTCACAGTCCTTATTGATCTTGTCGATGGCATAAAGCACGGTGGTGTGATCCTTGCCGCCGAAGGATTCGCCGATCATGGGCAGGGACAGGTCGGTGAGCTTTCTTGTCATCCACATGGCAATCTGGCGGGGGTAGGCGATTTCCTTGGGACGCTTCCGGGATTTGATGTCCTCACGGCTGATCCCATAATAATCCCCCACCACGTCCATGATCCGCTCCGGCGTAATACGGGGCGCGGATTGGTCCATGAGAATATCTTTCAGAGCTTCCTTTGCCAATTCAAGATCGATGGGCTTATTCTGCAGCCGGCTGAAAGCCATCACCTTATTGAGAGACCCCTCCAGGTTTCGGATGTTGCTTTGAATCTCCATGGCAATATAATGGAGCACGTCGTCCGAAACGGTGAGATGGTCCAGCTCCACCTTCTTTTTCAGGATGGCCACCCGGGTTTCCATATCCGGAGGTTGCACATCGGCCAGCAGGCCCCAGATGAACCGGGAACGAAGCCTGTCCTCCAGTGTGGGAATTTCGTTGGGTTTCTTATCGCTGGTGATGATGATCTGCTTGTTGGCCTCATAAAGAGCATTGAAAGTATGGAAAAATTCCTCCTGGGTCTGTTCCTTGCCGGCCAGAAACTGGATATCGTCAATCATCAGGATATCCACACTGCGGTAACGATTCCTGAATTCTTCATTGGTGTTGGCCTGAATGGATACGATAAGTTCGTTGGTGAACTTCTCCGCCGTCACATAAAGAACCTTGGTATGGGGATTGTTTTGCAGCACGTATTGGGCGATGGCATGAAGAAGATGCGTCTTGCCAAGCCCGGAACCGCCGTACAAAAACAAAGGATTGTAGGATTGTGCCGGAGATTCGGCTACGGCCAGGGATGCCGCATGGGCCAGGCGATTGGAATTGCCAACGACAAAAGTATCAAAGGTGTATTTGGATATAAAGGAATTGCCCGCCGGCGCCGCTTTCTTCCGGGTTCTCGATTCCAAAAAGGTATCCGCCTCATCGGGAAGCAGAAAATGCAGCTCCAGATTCTCGCCCGCCGTCTGCCGAAGGGCGTTGATCATAAGAGGCTGATAACGGGTGCGCAGAATATTGCGGTTGATTTCGTTTTGTACCTTTAAATAGAGAACACCGTTCTCCAAAAGGAGGGGCTCCACCGACGCAAACCAAGTATCATAGGTAATTTCGGTGATATCCGAATTTTTAATCAATGCCAAGGCCTTGTCCCACACTTCGGACAATACAGCCATCATGATGCCTCCTTTGATACCTCCAAATCGGCCTGTGGATAAAACTTATCCACATATTCACGCCCTATTTAAAGGCCTTTATCCAAAATATCCGCAGGGAACGGGATAAAATTACCAACTTATCCACAAGTTTATCCCGAGTCTGTGAAAAAAGTGCAAGAAAAAGGGTCCAATGGAGGACCTGTGGATATGATTTATTGTAACGTACCTACCTTGAAAAAGCAAGGCGAACACAGGGTAAAATGGTACGAATTCAAGGATAAATCGGGTGGACAGGATTGACAGGGAAGAGCCCATTTACTATAATGAGAATGCTGTAATTTTAAGTTGGATGCTTGTCCCCTTGGGGCAGGCTTCTCAATATTTCTCAAATCAGAAAGGATGCTCCATTATGTTACAAACGTATCAGCCCAAGAAAAGAAAACGCAAGAAGGTTCACGGCTTCCGCAAGCGGATGCAGACCAAGAACGGCCGCAATGTGTTGCAGCGCCGCAGAAGACGGGGTAGAAAGAAGATCAGCGCTTAACGGATGAGGGTTTTTCATGAATAAGGCATACCGCCTTCGTAAAAACCGGGAGTTTCAATACGTATACCGAAGAGGAAAGTCCTCTGCGACAGCCCATATGGTGCTGATCGTTGCCAAAAGACGGGACAAGGGTATTAAGATTGGGTTTTCTATCAGCAAGAAGATCGGATGCGCGGTGGTGCGCAATCGGATCAAACGTCAGATGCGGGAAGCGGTCCGCGTGGAAATTCCCCGCATCAAGCCCGGTCATACCCTCATCTTTGTAGCCCGTGCGCCCATTACCAAAATGAACTTTGGGGGGCTTCAAAAGGATATGGTATATTTGATGAAACGGACCAAAGTGTGGATGGAAGAGCCATGAAAAAAGTGTTGCTGTGGCTGCTGAGGGGCTATAAACGCTTCATATCGCCCTGTCTAGGACAGCACTGCCGGTTTTATCCCTCCTGCAGTGTGTACGCTTATCAGGCTATCGAAAAGTACGGTGCGCTCAAAGGAAGCTTTATGGCCGTCAAAAGACTGCTCAAATGCCATCCCTTCAACGACGGAGGATATGACCCTGTGAAATAACCCACAATAAAAGGGGGCTAATGATTGTACATTCCTTTAGTTAGTGACGTGTTCGGCTGGTTGATCCGATTCCTTCATTCGTTTATCGGCAACTATGGCTGGGCGGTCATCGTGTTCACCCTTTTGGTGAAGCTTTTGGTTATGCCGCTGGATCTCAAGCAGAGGCGCTCCATGAAGAAGATGGCGGAAGTTCAGCCGAAGCTGGAGGCCCTGAAGAAAAAGTATAAGGATCCGGAAAAGCTCAACCAAAAAACCATGGAGCTTTATAAAGAGGAGAAGCTCAACCCCTTGGGCGGCTGTCTGCCCATGCTCGTGCAGTTTATCATTATCTTCGGCGTGTTTGCCGTGCTG from Gehongia tenuis includes these protein-coding regions:
- the dnaA gene encoding chromosomal replication initiator protein DnaA, whose product is MMAVLSEVWDKALALIKNSDITEITYDTWFASVEPLLLENGVLYLKVQNEINRNILRTRYQPLMINALRQTAGENLELHFLLPDEADTFLESRTRKKAAPAGNSFISKYTFDTFVVGNSNRLAHAASLAVAESPAQSYNPLFLYGGSGLGKTHLLHAIAQYVLQNNPHTKVLYVTAEKFTNELIVSIQANTNEEFRNRYRSVDILMIDDIQFLAGKEQTQEEFFHTFNALYEANKQIIITSDKKPNEIPTLEDRLRSRFIWGLLADVQPPDMETRVAILKKKVELDHLTVSDDVLHYIAMEIQSNIRNLEGSLNKVMAFSRLQNKPIDLELAKEALKDILMDQSAPRITPERIMDVVGDYYGISREDIKSRKRPKEIAYPRQIAMWMTRKLTDLSLPMIGESFGGKDHTTVLYAIDKINKDCEASTQFKRHVDDLVKKVQGQ
- the dnaN gene encoding DNA polymerase III subunit beta; this translates as MRLRMDREDLSGGISTVTRALATRTTLPILEGILLETTPAGLRLVCNDTVLSIEDTVPVEVMEEGSVVVPGRMFSEIVRRLPEGKVELELDGDRVIVRSKGSKITVVALDAAEYPRLPAVEDASPIKIPQKLLKEKINQVIFATADDETRPILTGVLMEMGRDMTLVALDGYRLAMNHLPLSMDGNRRSVVPGKSLSEMARTLSDGDELVEISFQGNHIRLDMGPIQMISRLLEGEFIQYRQILPTDFSTLVKLSREAFFDAIQRASLVVREGRNNLIRLHFEGEELAITANSEMGDALEKVAIECEGKPLDIAFNAKYLSDVLKSLDDEFIQLNFSTSVSPLVVTPVEGEEYLYLVLPVRLHG
- the rnpA gene encoding ribonuclease P protein component codes for the protein MNKAYRLRKNREFQYVYRRGKSSATAHMVLIVAKRRDKGIKIGFSISKKIGCAVVRNRIKRQMREAVRVEIPRIKPGHTLIFVARAPITKMNFGGLQKDMVYLMKRTKVWMEEP
- the recF gene encoding DNA replication/repair protein RecF (All proteins in this family for which functions are known are DNA-binding proteins that assist the filamentation of RecA onto DNA for the initiation of recombination or recombinational repair.); this encodes MNIERLRLLDFRNYGQLDIHLHKGVNLLFGRNAQGKTNLLESLLLCCSGRSHRTRRDDELVRFGKDRAFIRVDVNRKDGPRSVEVVLSRKEKKRIRINGSPILRIRDLLGHVNAVMFSPEDLNLVKGGPAMRRRFMDMELCQIHPSYYDGLMRYHRAMDQRNMVLKRGQEELLEPFEMQMAQSAAVLTEQRARFLQRLQEQVNILHPSLTDGLESMEVCYRPGFHGDDFVNEFQQKLRENRSTDMLKGITSAGPHKDDFDLLLKEKSLRSFGSQGQQRTAALTLKLGELALMEEDIGEAPILLLDDVLSELDERRQRLLLLQVQSIQTLLTATHMEPLENLKSRVFYIQGGQAMEKKKV
- the yidD gene encoding membrane protein insertion efficiency factor YidD, whose amino-acid sequence is MKKVLLWLLRGYKRFISPCLGQHCRFYPSCSVYAYQAIEKYGALKGSFMAVKRLLKCHPFNDGGYDPVK
- the rpmH gene encoding 50S ribosomal protein L34; amino-acid sequence: MLQTYQPKKRKRKKVHGFRKRMQTKNGRNVLQRRRRRGRKKISA